The DNA window ACCGTTATCTCAGGTACATGTTTGAACGCCTGCCATTGGCTGAGACTGAATCAGACTACAAGGCATTATTACCTCAATACGTTGACCGCAACTCCATCCTCAGCATGCAGCTCTGAGGGTGGGGTTAATTAACCGCTTACCTCAAGCATATCGGAGAAGAGACCGGCAGACCTCCTCGATTAAGCCTGTAGTGAGCTTGTCGAACTAAGTAAAACCCCCACAGCCGGTTTCCCTGACACCGTCTTTTGGGATCCCCCCCCTCTGCGGAGTCTTACTCCCACGATACCGGGTATGCCAATTGAAGAATCCCCAAAAGACTACCCGACTGGTGTGCCCAAAAACAGAGTGTTCCCCCCTCGTTCCCAGCGGAAAAACCAGTGAGATAGTCCAAGACATGAAAATTTCACACATACCCACCACTGACGACCATTGAAAGACACCGAAAACCCTAAAAAACTCCTTGACGACTTAGATTTTGTAGAGTAGCATGAGGCTCAGTTTTTTGATTTTCCTATATAATCTTTCATGACTTCCCTGAACTATTAATCTGACATTCCCTGTATATATAAGTAATCAAGGTCATTAAAAGCCTGCCTGCAATTATTTGTTTCTTTTTATAGGTTTTTCATTAATTTTATCTTCCAGCATCCTTAACATTTCTTCCACCACAATTCTTTCCTCACTCCGCAATCTGTCAATGATTTCTCGGTTCTTGGTTTCGAGATATTTTATTAGTGTTGCGTAAGGGGATAAAAACTCCATTAAATCATTTTGATTCGCTGCCTCTATCTCCCTGAGAGCTGTCTTTATTACATTAATCTGCTTTGCTTTAATAATATTTTTAAATGTCTGTGCATACGAATCAAATACTTCATTTTTTTCTGAGACGAGATACGGAAGATAGCTCAGTGACTCTCTCAAGTTTATTAACGACGGTTCCTTATTCTCTTTATTTACTTCTTCAATAAATAGAGATAAATATATATTCCAAAGCCCAAGCCAACTCAAATGTTTATGGTGATCACAATCTTTTCCTTCAATAGCTTTTTTAAATGCTTCTAACGCATTAGTATATTTACGAAGAGACTGATAAGCACTCCCCATGTAATACCATGCACAGGTGTCATCAGAATCTATTTCCGTATATTTTTGAAACGCTTTTATTGCCTCGTCGATTTTTTCTGTACAGAGATATACATATCCAAGCCAATACCATAGATAATTTTCAGACGCGTCAGACTTTAGGTCGATAGCCTTCTTAAATGCTACGGATGCTTCTATATATTTTTTGAGATTGACGTACATGTTTCCCATCATATGCCAAGCTTCATGCATATCAGGTTTTATTTCAATAACCTTCTTATATGCCTCTATCGCTTCATTATATCGTTTAATTTCTTTATATGCATCGCCAAGGTTGCTCCAAGCCTCGTACATATCTGGCTTTTTCTCGATAGCTTTTTTACACGCCTCAATTGACTCGTTAGATTTTCCAAGTCTATTATATAGACACGCCTGTTTTGTCAATATTTTTGTATCATGTGGTTTAGCTATTAATGCTTTGTCAGTTATCTTTAAACCGACATCATAGTCTTCACGAGCACATGCTACGCACATTTCATCTCGACCCCTATATTCAGGAACTGCTTCCTTAAGATACCAGAGTTTATCTATATCATGTTGGATTTTAGTATTGTCAGAGGATAATCTTTCACGCATTTCATATAACGTTTTGTCCAGATATGTGAATAATTCTTCCTTTGTAAACCATGTCTCCAGAAACTTTACAATAAATCTAAGCCTCTTCTTTCCAGCTTCCACCCTCATTTGTCTCCAATGTCTGAAAAGTCTTTCATTGAAATCGTAGAAAACCTTTTTGGGAAGTTTCTTTGCGATCTTAATATACCCAATCTTTTCGAGTCTTTTAATCTGAGAAAGTACGACATTAACAGGTATGTAACAACATGCAGCTATCTCTGTTGGGGTAAGCAAGCCTTCTGCCTTTGCCATTACATCAATGATCTCTTTTTGTTGCTCAGAAAGATATCTTATTCGTTCGCGAAAATAAGGTGAGAGTTCATCAAGAAGCTTGATAAAAGTTTCTTCCACAGAAGTTATAT is part of the Nitrospirota bacterium genome and encodes:
- a CDS encoding tetratricopeptide repeat protein, yielding MKLYKYTPALLYPKTLEDTLIGRDIELDNLKRILKSASAGKSFSNPILVGPKGIGKSHLLRILYYSLRGEIKTKGLNAYKDKFIPVIFSEEEYPGNITKFIKLTLQYLDELEIAGIPPIPEELISPRTLNEKEKEIAVDYLKQFKKKTGKILLLLVDNLNDIIERFTDEDQSSLREVLMTYDSLLLVGSAPTLFDSIINHDRPFYNFFEIIWLKDLSFEDNVSLLKRYAELDERTDLREKLEESEAKLKALHELAGGNPRLILSLYHIIAEGDITSVEETFIKLLDELSPYFRERIRYLSEQQKEIIDVMAKAEGLLTPTEIAACCYIPVNVVLSQIKRLEKIGYIKIAKKLPKKVFYDFNERLFRHWRQMRVEAGKKRLRFIVKFLETWFTKEELFTYLDKTLYEMRERLSSDNTKIQHDIDKLWYLKEAVPEYRGRDEMCVACAREDYDVGLKITDKALIAKPHDTKILTKQACLYNRLGKSNESIEACKKAIEKKPDMYEAWSNLGDAYKEIKRYNEAIEAYKKVIEIKPDMHEAWHMMGNMYVNLKKYIEASVAFKKAIDLKSDASENYLWYWLGYVYLCTEKIDEAIKAFQKYTEIDSDDTCAWYYMGSAYQSLRKYTNALEAFKKAIEGKDCDHHKHLSWLGLWNIYLSLFIEEVNKENKEPSLINLRESLSYLPYLVSEKNEVFDSYAQTFKNIIKAKQINVIKTALREIEAANQNDLMEFLSPYATLIKYLETKNREIIDRLRSEERIVVEEMLRMLEDKINEKPIKRNK